A portion of the Ricinus communis isolate WT05 ecotype wild-type chromosome 10, ASM1957865v1, whole genome shotgun sequence genome contains these proteins:
- the LOC8285668 gene encoding putative pentatricopeptide repeat-containing protein At5g13230, mitochondrial, translating into MIRLLSSNSRTLENFASYCKCSLQRGFLAEAAQLAQFQCNSLPQFDPYAYGALLRHCIQTGDLIAGKALHSQILKKGNCLDLFAHNILLDLYIKSDTLSDARKLFDEMPDRNTVSFVTLIQGYVQSFQLDEVVDLFSRVHREGHELNPFVFTTILKLLVSVECAELAYSLHACIYKLGHESNAFVGTALIDAYAVCGSVNSARQAFDAIACKDMVSWTGMVACYAENDRFQDSLQLFAEMRMVGFNPNHFTFAGVLKACIGLEAFSVGKSVHGCVLKTCYEMDLYVGVGLLDLYTKFGDANDVLRVFEEMPKHDVIPWSFMISRYAQSNQSREAVELFGQMRRAFVLPNQFTFASVLQSCASIENLQLGKQVHCHVLKVGLDGNVFVSNALMDVYAKCGRLDNSMKLFMELPNRNEVTWNTMIVGYVQSGDGDKALSLYKNMLECQVQASEVTYSSVLRACASLAAMELGTQIHSLSLKTIYDKDVVVGNALIDMYAKCGSIKNARLVFDMLSERDEISWNAMISGYSMHGLVGEALKAFQMMQETECVPNKLTFVSILSACSNAGLLDIGQNYFKSMVQDYGIEPCMEHYTCMVWLLGRSGHLDKAVKLIEEIPLEPNVKVWRALLGACVIHNDVDLGIMSAQQILQIDPQDEATHVLLSNIYARTRRWNSVASVRKFMKNKGVKKEPGLSWIENQGIVHYFSVGDTSHPDMKMISGMLEWLNMKTEKAGYVPDLNAVLRDVEDDEKKRHLWVHSERLALAFGLIRTPSRGHIRILKNLRICTDCHSAIKLISKIVQRDIIIRDMNRFHHFQDGICSCGDYW; encoded by the coding sequence ATGATTAGACTTCTTTCCTCCAACTCTAGAACACTTGAAAATTTTGCAAGTTATTGTAAATGTTCTTTGCAAAGAGGATTCTTAGCCGAAGCAGCTCAACTGGCCCAATTTCAATGCAATTCTCTTCCACAATTCGATCCTTATGCATATGGTGCTCTGCTTCGACATTGTATCCAAACCGGTGATCTAATTGCAGGCAAGGCTCTTCATTCTCAGATATTAAAGAAGGGAAATTGCCTAGACTTGTTTGCTCACAACATTCTTCTCGACTTATACATTAAGTCAGATACATTATCTGATGCAAGGAAACTGTTCGATGAAATGCCTGACAGAAATACTGTATCATTTGTTACTCTGATTCAGGGCTATGTGCAGTCCTTTCAATTGGATGAAGTGGTTGACTTGTTTTCTAGGGTACACAGAGAAGGCCATGAGCTTAACCCTTTTGTTTTTACTACAATTTTGAAGTTGTTAGTTAGTGTGGAGTGTGCAGAGTTGGCTTATAGCTTACATGCTTGTATTTACAAGCTCGGTCATGAGTCTAATGCCTTTGTTGGGACTGCTTTAATTGATGCTTATGCTGTTTGCGGTTCTGTTAATAGTGCAAGACAAGCTTTTGATGCGATTGCTTGTAAGGACATGGTTTCTTGGACTGGGATGGTTGCTTGTTATGCTGAGAATGATCGTTTTCAAGATTCCTTGCAACTTTTTGCAGAGATGAGAATGGTGGGTTTCAATCCTAATCATTTTACTTTTGCTGGTGTGCTCAAAGCTTGTATTGGGCTCGAGGCTTTTAGTGTGGGGAAAAGCGTCCATGGTTGTGTTTTGAAAACTTGTTATGAAATGGATCTGTATGTGGGCGTTGGCTTGCTTGACTTGTACACTAAATTTGGAGATGCAAATGATGTTTTACGGGTGTTTGAAGAGATGCCTAAACATGATGTGATTCCTTGGAGTTTTATGATTTCAAGGTATGCTCAGAGCAACCAGAGCAGAGAGGCTGTGGAGCTTTTTGGTCAGATGAGGCGAGCTTTCGTCCTTCCAAATCAGTTTACATTTGCTAGCGTGCTGCAATCGTGTGCAAGTATAGAAAATCTTCAATTAGGAAAACAAGTACATTGCCATGTGCTTAAGGTTGGCTTGGATGGAAATGTGTTTGTTTCAAATGCTTTAATGGATGTGTATGCTAAATGTGGGAGGTTGGACAACTCAATGAAACTGTTTATGGAATTGCCAAACAGAAATGAGGTAACTTGGAACACAATGATTGTTGGCTATGTGCAATCAGGTGATGGAGATAAGGCTTTaagtttatataaaaatatgcttGAATGCCAAGTTCAGGCTTCTGAAGTGACATACTCTAGTGTTCTTCGTGCTTGTGCTAGTTTAGCAGCCATGGAGCTAGGAACTCAGATTCATTCATTGTCACTGAAAACCATCTATGATAAGGACGTGGTGGTTGGTAATGCTTTAATTGATATGTATGCCAAGTGCGGAAGCATTAAAAATGCACGCTTAGTGTTTGATATGCTTTCTGAACGTGATGAAATTTCATGGAATGCAATGATCTCAGGATATTCCATGCATGGTTTAGTTGGGGAAGCCTTAAAAGCTTTTCAGATGATGCAGGAAACAGAGTGTGTGCCTAACAAGTTAACCTTTGTCAGCATCCTATCAGCGTGTAGCAATGCAGGGTTGTTAGATATAGgacaaaattatttcaaatctATGGTACAGGACTATGGCATTGAACCATGCATGGAGCACTATACTTGTATGGTCTGGCTGTTAGGGAGATCTGGCCATCTTGATAAGGCTGTAAAGTTGATTGAAGAAATCCCATTGGAGCCTAATGTTAAGGTGTGGCGTGCCTTACTTGGGGCTTGTGTCATCCATAATGATGTTGATCTCGGAATAATGTCTGCACAACAGATTCTTCAGATTGATCCCCAAGATGAGGCAACCCATGTGTTATTGTCAAACATATATGCCAGAACAAGGAGGTGGAATAGTGTTGCTTCTGTTAGGAAATTCATGAAAAACAAAGGAGTAAAGAAAGAGCCAGGCTTAAGTTGGATCGAGAACCAGGGCATCGTTCACTACTTCTCAGTGGGTGATACTTCACATCCTGACATGAAAATGATTAGTGGGATGCTTGAATGGTTGAACATGAAAACTGAGAAGGCAGGTTATGTTCCTGACTTAAATGCTGTTCTGCGTGATGTGGAAGATGATGAGAAAAAGCGTCATTTGTGGGTACACAGTGAAAGACTAGCTTTAGCTTTTGGTTTGATTAGAACACCATCTAGAGGCCATATTCGCATACTTAAAAATCTCCGAATATGTACAGATTGCCATTCTGCAATAAAGTTAATATCAAAGATTGTGCAGCGAGATATAATTATCAGAGATATGAATCGCTTCCATCACTTTCAGGATGGAATTTGCTCTTGTGGTGACTACTGGTGA